The Culturomica massiliensis sequence TCGATCCGGTACGTAAGATCAAGCGGGTCGGAGGAGTAGGCCGGGCTATACCGATAACGATGTCCGGAAGCGGGATCGAGGCAGCTTTGCCGGGGAGGCCGAATGATCCTCTTTTGAGGGCGCAATGGCACTATGTAAATGATGGAACTGTGAAGGATGCGGTTGCCGGTGCCGATATTAATTTGTTGGAGGCCTGGAAGGTGACTACCGGGTCGCCGGAAGTGATTGTTGCTATTGTAGACGGTGGTATTGATTATGAGCATGAAGATTTGCAGGATAATATGTGGGTGAACGAGGCTGAAAAAAATGGAGCGGCAGGTCGTGACGACGATAATAATAATTATGTAGACGATATTTACGGATGGAATTTTGTCGATAATACAGCGACGATTATTCCCCATAGCCATGGTACTCATGTTGCGGGTACTGTTTCTGCTGTGAATAATAACGGGAAAGGCTTATGTGGAGTTGCCGGAGGAAGTGGAAATCACGACGGGGTGCGATTAATGTCTTGTCAGATTTTTAAGGCAGACCCGAATGACCCGAATGAGGATATCGGTACAAATCGTACTCCACAGGCGATTAAATACGGGGCCGATAATGGGGCTGTTATCAGTCAGAATAGCTGGGGATTTGTTTTCGATAATAAGGAACAGACCTATATGGATAATGCGACCAAAGAAGCTATCGATTATTTTATAAAATATGCCGGTACGGATAAAAACGGTAATCAGGTGGGGCCGATGAAAGGGGGGATCGTTATTTTTGCCGCCGGTAATGAAGATTCGGATTATAAAGCTTATCCGGCTGCTTATGGGCCGGTGCTGTCTGTTGCGGCCATGGCTCCGGATTATAGAAAGGCATGGTATTCAAATTTTGCGGATTGGATCAATCTTACGGCCCCCGGCGGGACAGAACCGATGGGTGTACGTTATGCTAAAGAGTGTATGGTTGCCAGTACGGGACCGGGAAATGAGTATATATATATGCAGGGAACTTCGATGGCCTGTCCCCATGTATCGGGTATTGCGGCTTTGGTTGTTTCCAAATATGGGGTCGGGCATCCCGGATTTACGCCCAATGATTTAAGAGAACGTCTTTTGGCGGCAACCCGGGATATAGATCAGTATAATGCGGGATATAGAGGAAAAATGGGTGTCGGATACATAGATGCAGCTTTGGCTCTTCAGGAGGATAGAGGCATTGCTCCGGAGCCGGTAGCGGATTTGGCTATCACATGGGGGGCTGCTTCCGTGCTTTTGAAATGGAGTGTTACATCAGACGAAGATAACGGAACGCCGGATCGTTATGATATATATGTGAAGACACAATCTTTTGACGACATGGATTTAAGCGGGATTGA is a genomic window containing:
- a CDS encoding S8 family serine peptidase, whose product is MRIKLKESAEQRVSLTSVDGKTRTGISALDELADRLGATKIERVFPPAGEFEARTRAAGLHLWYDIYFDETKPVTRAIGDLSELAEIDKVDPVRKIKRVGGVGRAIPITMSGSGIEAALPGRPNDPLLRAQWHYVNDGTVKDAVAGADINLLEAWKVTTGSPEVIVAIVDGGIDYEHEDLQDNMWVNEAEKNGAAGRDDDNNNYVDDIYGWNFVDNTATIIPHSHGTHVAGTVSAVNNNGKGLCGVAGGSGNHDGVRLMSCQIFKADPNDPNEDIGTNRTPQAIKYGADNGAVISQNSWGFVFDNKEQTYMDNATKEAIDYFIKYAGTDKNGNQVGPMKGGIVIFAAGNEDSDYKAYPAAYGPVLSVAAMAPDYRKAWYSNFADWINLTAPGGTEPMGVRYAKECMVASTGPGNEYIYMQGTSMACPHVSGIAALVVSKYGVGHPGFTPNDLRERLLAATRDIDQYNAGYRGKMGVGYIDAALALQEDRGIAPEPVADLAITWGAASVLLKWSVTSDEDNGTPDRYDIYVKTQSFDDMDLSGIEPTKSIDVSRMKLGDEVSVRIQGLIPETRYYVAVVGVDRFGNRSAYTVEGGETVTNAAPVVVWRNPTDIVLKAFETARIYFDVTDPEDQVWEYRLESTPDGVSVGREENTVIVTIVAPEITAGVKTPLQLIVTNEGGSSETVEIPYEILPNRTPEIVGTVTFENLYFGKVGETQTIDLNTYFRDPDGENLKYTATCSSNGLVSISVSNNQLVLKSLRTGLGKLTITATDHLGATANIVADILVRDDSRMADFYPNPVRDELNIQMGKEVKGNIEVKLYNTNGVLVLETGKEIAPFKPAKLDVTKLPGGSYVVVVKYNGKEYKNNIVKL